In Collimonas arenae, a single genomic region encodes these proteins:
- a CDS encoding MlaE family ABC transporter permease, whose protein sequence is MPNPDSTTPVLELSDGSLVAARGNWQVHALTQPGVIQTIQAKLRNFASQSDKLRWDLSAIGTLDHIGAQFLWNAWGKQRPQQLTVAPQHRDFFRRLADAGPLELPPKPPRRRLFNAIYDKGSEAFGHVSGFITLLGQLMLDFLRMLQQPHRAPWKEISANIYHVGYQALGITALVGFLIGVVLSFLSAQQLHTFGGDIYLVNILGMSIIRELGPLLAAILVAGRSGSAITAQLGVMRVTEELDAMLVMGLPHGFRLILPRVLALLVAMPLLVIWTDAIALLGGMVAAQLQLGLSPTYFLQQLPNAVPLPNYLIGLGKGAVFGGLIAMVACYFGLRIEPNTESLGHGTTTSVVTAITIVIVADAIFAIIFSGVGF, encoded by the coding sequence ATGCCGAATCCCGATTCCACTACGCCCGTCCTTGAGCTCTCCGATGGCAGCCTGGTCGCCGCGCGCGGCAACTGGCAGGTGCACGCCCTCACGCAACCTGGCGTCATCCAGACGATCCAGGCCAAGCTGAGAAACTTCGCCAGCCAGTCGGACAAGCTGCGCTGGGATTTGTCGGCGATCGGTACGCTGGACCATATCGGCGCACAGTTCTTGTGGAACGCTTGGGGCAAGCAGCGACCGCAGCAATTGACCGTCGCGCCGCAGCACCGCGATTTTTTCCGGCGTCTGGCGGATGCCGGCCCCCTTGAGTTGCCGCCCAAGCCACCCCGCCGGCGCCTGTTCAATGCCATCTACGACAAGGGCAGCGAAGCTTTCGGCCACGTGTCCGGTTTCATCACGTTGCTGGGACAGCTGATGCTGGATTTCTTGCGCATGCTGCAACAGCCGCATCGCGCGCCCTGGAAAGAAATTTCCGCGAATATCTATCATGTCGGCTATCAAGCCTTGGGCATCACCGCGCTGGTCGGTTTCCTGATCGGCGTCGTGCTGTCGTTCTTGTCGGCGCAACAATTGCACACTTTCGGCGGCGATATCTATCTGGTCAATATTCTCGGCATGAGCATCATCCGCGAGCTGGGACCGCTGCTGGCGGCAATCCTGGTGGCTGGCCGTTCCGGTTCGGCGATTACCGCCCAACTGGGCGTGATGCGCGTCACCGAAGAACTGGATGCGATGCTGGTGATGGGCCTGCCGCACGGTTTCCGGCTGATCCTGCCGCGCGTGCTGGCCTTGCTGGTGGCGATGCCCTTGCTGGTGATCTGGACCGATGCAATTGCCTTGCTAGGCGGGATGGTGGCGGCGCAATTGCAACTAGGTTTGTCGCCGACCTATTTCCTGCAGCAATTGCCAAATGCGGTGCCGCTGCCGAATTACCTGATCGGCCTTGGCAAAGGCGCGGTATTCGGCGGCCTGATCGCGATGGTCGCTTGTTATTTCGGCCTGCGCATCGAACCCAACACCGAAAGCCTCGGCCACGGCACCACCACCTCGGTGGTCACCGCCATCACCATCGTGATCGTCGCCGATGCGATATTTGCCATCATTTTCAGCGGC
- a CDS encoding type III pantothenate kinase, with translation MAMLLVDVGNTRIKWALAPLPETRQPAGNWLESGSAGLSELSALSERWRKLAVSRILLSNVAGEHTQERLQTMLEIVFGAGLRPQWFASPSQLAGLRNGYRNPAQLGCDRFAAALGAQRLFPLQTLLVATCGTATTIDAVSADGLFSGGMILPGLGLMATSLARSTAKLPHITDHVQVGALFADNTDDAIISGCINAQVGAIERAFAMLGRQAGDTRLRCIVAGGSASLIAPYLSIQHETIDNLVLIGLQTAAATI, from the coding sequence ATGGCCATGCTTTTGGTCGATGTCGGCAATACCCGTATTAAATGGGCCCTGGCGCCATTGCCTGAAACCCGCCAGCCGGCGGGTAACTGGCTTGAGAGCGGTTCGGCGGGGCTGTCGGAGTTGTCGGCGTTGAGCGAGCGCTGGCGCAAGCTGGCGGTGTCGCGTATCTTGCTCTCCAATGTAGCTGGCGAACATACGCAAGAGCGCTTGCAGACCATGCTGGAGATTGTGTTCGGTGCCGGTTTGCGGCCGCAGTGGTTTGCCTCACCGTCGCAACTGGCGGGATTGCGCAACGGCTACCGGAATCCGGCGCAACTTGGCTGCGACCGTTTTGCCGCAGCGCTGGGAGCGCAACGGCTATTTCCGCTGCAAACCTTGCTGGTCGCCACCTGCGGCACGGCAACCACGATTGATGCGGTAAGCGCCGACGGCTTGTTCAGCGGCGGCATGATCTTGCCGGGACTAGGCCTGATGGCGACCTCGCTGGCGCGCAGCACCGCCAAATTACCGCATATCACTGATCACGTGCAGGTGGGCGCGCTGTTTGCAGACAACACGGATGACGCTATCATCAGCGGTTGCATTAACGCTCAGGTGGGCGCGATTGAAAGGGCGTTTGCAATGCTGGGCCGGCAAGCAGGCGATACACGCCTGCGCTGCATTGTGGCAGGCGGATCGGCGTCGTTGATTGCGCCCTACCTGTCGATCCAGCATGAAACAATTGATAATCTGGTATTAATCGGTCTACAAACTGCTGCGGCGACTATCTAA
- a CDS encoding SPOR domain-containing protein, whose translation MLKLIFWLLLLANAALFAMQKGYLGALYSDGREPTRISKQLQADKIKLVVVDAASVSAAGTAPAPAAASTAAAASVSSAADLAPVACTEIGNFSASEARRFSSQLAERTPTLKFVRREIQEVASHMVYLPSLGSKEAADKKADEVRRLGINDFFVIQDSSALRYGISLGIFKTDEAAQKQVASLAKRGLSGAKVGTRSVSSSKVAFQLRDMGGDAKLAFDKIKIDFPSQEVRSCP comes from the coding sequence ATGTTGAAACTCATTTTCTGGCTGTTGTTGCTGGCCAATGCCGCTTTGTTCGCGATGCAAAAAGGCTATCTTGGCGCGCTCTACAGCGACGGCAGGGAGCCGACCCGCATCAGCAAGCAGTTGCAGGCGGATAAAATCAAGCTGGTCGTGGTCGATGCAGCTTCTGTTTCGGCCGCGGGTACAGCTCCTGCTCCAGCGGCGGCTTCCACGGCAGCCGCTGCCAGCGTGTCATCGGCGGCCGATCTGGCGCCGGTCGCCTGCACCGAAATCGGCAATTTCAGCGCATCCGAAGCACGCCGTTTCTCCAGCCAGCTGGCGGAACGTACGCCGACCCTGAAATTCGTCCGCAGGGAAATCCAGGAAGTGGCCAGCCACATGGTGTATCTGCCGTCGCTCGGCAGCAAGGAAGCGGCCGACAAAAAAGCGGATGAAGTACGCCGTCTCGGTATCAACGATTTTTTCGTGATCCAGGATTCCAGCGCGTTGCGCTATGGCATTTCGCTCGGTATTTTCAAAACCGACGAAGCTGCGCAAAAGCAGGTCGCCAGTCTGGCCAAGCGCGGCCTGAGCGGCGCCAAGGTCGGCACCCGCAGTGTCAGCTCCAGCAAAGTTGCGTTTCAGTTGCGCGATATGGGAGGCGACGCCAAGTTGGCGTTCGACAAGATCAAGATAGATTTTCCTTCCCAGGAAGTGCGTAGCTGTCCCTGA
- a CDS encoding biotin--[acetyl-CoA-carboxylase] ligase, which yields MTVQTIAPTHTPGQLSAARIAAFAGHYAEHCLIEVVAETGSTNADLLARAVMAPGRGGLQAPTLLAAETQTAGRGRAGRVWLTAPSAALTFSLAWPFAAPLHALVGLPLAVGVTIAETLADFGVDVQLKWPNDVLQSGRKLAGILIETATAADRQVWAVIGIGINLSVPEELQQQIGQRAASLPTAAAQDRNLLLASLLGALAQNMRQFESQGLPVFVERWNRLHAFAGQQVSILDQGKVLYEGRALGIDQIGRLMLQADGDANPIAIMAGDISLRVKEG from the coding sequence ATGACTGTACAAACTATTGCACCAACCCATACGCCGGGCCAGTTGTCGGCCGCGCGTATCGCTGCCTTCGCCGGCCATTACGCCGAGCATTGCCTGATTGAAGTGGTGGCCGAAACCGGTTCTACCAATGCTGACCTGCTGGCGCGCGCTGTGATGGCCCCTGGTCGCGGCGGCTTGCAGGCGCCGACCTTGCTGGCGGCGGAAACCCAGACGGCCGGGCGTGGCCGGGCCGGCCGGGTCTGGCTGACTGCACCTTCGGCGGCGTTGACCTTTTCGCTGGCCTGGCCGTTTGCCGCACCTTTGCATGCTCTGGTCGGCTTACCGCTGGCGGTGGGCGTGACAATCGCCGAGACGTTGGCCGATTTCGGCGTGGATGTGCAGTTGAAATGGCCGAACGATGTTTTGCAAAGCGGCCGCAAGCTGGCCGGCATCCTGATTGAAACCGCGACTGCCGCCGACCGCCAGGTGTGGGCGGTGATCGGCATCGGCATCAACCTGAGCGTGCCGGAAGAGCTGCAACAGCAAATCGGCCAGCGCGCCGCCAGTTTGCCGACAGCCGCCGCGCAAGACCGCAACCTGTTGCTGGCTTCGCTATTGGGCGCGCTGGCGCAAAACATGCGCCAGTTCGAAAGCCAGGGGCTGCCTGTTTTCGTCGAACGCTGGAACCGGCTGCATGCCTTTGCCGGCCAGCAGGTATCGATCCTGGACCAGGGCAAGGTGCTGTACGAAGGCCGGGCGCTCGGCATAGACCAGATCGGCCGTTTGATGTTGCAAGCGGATGGCGACGCTAACCCGATCGCCATCATGGCCGGCGATATTTCTTTGCGTGTGAAGGAGGGTTGA
- a CDS encoding cysteine-rich CWC family protein — protein sequence MAQCPVCQQHFHCGAGQHPDQPCWCSRMPPLAGASLAASAQCYCPTCLTRLLQEQAATAGNQKPLS from the coding sequence ATGGCGCAATGCCCCGTATGTCAACAGCACTTCCATTGCGGCGCCGGCCAGCATCCGGATCAGCCCTGCTGGTGCAGCCGGATGCCGCCGTTGGCTGGGGCCAGCTTGGCAGCGTCCGCGCAATGCTATTGCCCAACCTGCCTGACGCGCCTGTTGCAAGAACAGGCCGCCACGGCGGGCAATCAAAAACCACTATCTTGA